A window of the Henckelia pumila isolate YLH828 chromosome 3, ASM3356847v2, whole genome shotgun sequence genome harbors these coding sequences:
- the LOC140888353 gene encoding uncharacterized protein — translation MANQNGDHPNLEVLVAQAIQRAFAERAGANPLHIDHNAHLDEIRKLKEKMEQLRKKQSGYLATTTRNIPFTQEILDADLPNQFKFPNVGEYDGKGDPEDHLARFENAALLHKYSDQIKCRSFLTNLIGPAQQWFNMLRPGEIKEFKDFSKSFLHHFASSKKHPTTTFSLFAIKQREHENLRAYIRRFSALALEVPMATPDLLISAFMQGLDTKDFLKSIIKRPPETYEELLARAEKYVNMEEIQVSRAAVKRERPKSPKNNRVSNNNSGMGQPFRPALLGEFTSFSPLRMSKVRALQICDNRKLTQRPSWTENGPRNRQSDKYCHFHNEYGHTKEDCRQLDQEIERIIQQHSEIKKILIRQEGYRPNKK, via the coding sequence aTGGCTAATCAGAATGGAGATCACCCAAATTTAGAGGTACTAGTAGCTCAGGCTATTCAGAGGGCTTTTGCAGAAAGAGCAGGGGCCAATCCACTGCACATTGATCATAATGCCCACCTCGATGAAATCAGAAAGTTGAAGGAGAAGATGGAGCAGTTAAGGAAAAAACAGTCCGGGTACCTAGCTACCACAACAAGAAACATTCCTTTTACTCAGGAGATATTGGACGCCGACCTCCCCAATCAGTTCAAATTTCCTAATGTTGGAGAGTATGATGGCAAAGGGGATCCTGAAGACCATTTGGCACGCTTTGAGAATGCAGCTCTGTTGCATAAATATTCTGATCAGATTAAGTGCCGGTCTTTCCTTACTAATCTCATAGGACCAGCCCAGCAATGGTTCAATATGCTACGTCCTGGGGAGATCAAGGAATTTAAGGATTTCAGCAAATCCTTTTTGCATCACTTTGCTAGCAGCAAAAAGCATCCTACCACTACTTTCAGCCTCTTTGCAATAAAGCAACGAGAACATGAAAATTTGAGAGCATACATCCGCAGGTTTAGTGCCTTGGCTCTCGAGGTACCCATGGCTACTCCAGACCTGCTCATCAGTGCCTTCATGCAAGGGCTGGATACAAAAGATTTTCTTAAATCTATAATAAAGAGGCCGCCAGAAACATATGAAGAATTACTTGCCCGAGCTGAAAAATATGTCAACATGGAAGAGATACAGGTTTCGCGGGCAGCTGTGAAGAGGGAACGGCCGAAAAGTCCAAAGAACAATAGGGTTTCAAACAATAATTCAGGGATGGGACAGCCATTCCGACCTGCATTGTTGGGAGAATTCACCTCTTTCAGTCCTTTACGCATGAGTAAAGTCCGAGCCCTACAAATTTGTGACAATCGAAAACTCACACAAAGGCCTTCGTGGACGGAAAATGGACCCCGAAACAGGCAATCAGATAAATATTGTCACTTTCATAATGAGTATGGGCATACTAAAGAAGACTGCCGACAATTAGATCAGGAGATTGAGAGGATAATACAACAACATTCTGAAATAAAAAAGATATTGATCCGACAAGAGGGGTACCGTCCGAACAAGAAATAA